A window of Hevea brasiliensis isolate MT/VB/25A 57/8 chromosome 14, ASM3005281v1, whole genome shotgun sequence contains these coding sequences:
- the LOC110648454 gene encoding LIM domain-containing protein WLIM1 gives MATFGGTQQKCMACEKTVYLVDKLTADNRIYHRTCFRCHHCKGTLKLSNYCSFEGVLYCRPHYDQIFKRTGSLDKSFEGTPKIAKPEKPVDHENASKVSNKFAGTREKCVGCSKTVYPIERVTVNGTPYHKSCFKCTHGGCTISPSNYIAHEGKLYCKHHHIQLFKEKGNYSQLETEREPAVTTEKITAMEIAAES, from the exons ATGGCCACCTTTGGAGGAACACAACAAAAATGTATGGCCTGTGAAAAAACTGTGTATCTTGTTGATAAGTTGACTGCTGATAATAGGATTTACCATAGAACCTGCTTTAGATGCCACCATTGCAAGGGTACCCTTAAG CTAAGCAACTACTGTTCTTTCGAAGGGGTTTTGTACTGCAGGCCTCACTATGATCAAATCTTCAAGCGAACTGGAAGTCTTGACAAGAGTTTTGAAG GAACACCCAAAATTGCCAAACCAGAAAAACCAGTCGATCATGAG AATGCAAGCAAAGTGTCAAACAAGTTTGCAGGCACCAGAGAGAAATGTGTGGGTTGCAGTAAGACTGTTTACCCTATTGAGAGG GTGACTGTGAATGGAACTCCATACCACAAGAGCTGCTTCAAGTGCACGCATGGAGGGTGTACTATAAGTCCATCAAACTATATTGCACATGAGGGAAAACTCTACTGCAAGCATCACCATATCCAACTCTTCAAGGAGAAAGGAAACTACAGCCAGCTCGAGACAGAGAGAGAACCAGCAGTCACCACAGAGAAAATCACAGCCATGGAAATTGCTGCtgaatcataa